The genomic DNA TGTATCCGTTTCAGCAAACGATTGCTAAAGAAGGCGTTACAACTGAAGAAGCGATTGAAAATATAGATATTGGCGGTCCAACAATGCTCCGTGCAGCAGAAAAAAACAACGAATATGTTACAGTTGTTGTTGATCCCAGCGATTATCAAACAGTGATCGATGAATTAACGGCAAACGGTGAAACAACGAAAGAAACACGCAGAAAATTAGCTGCAAAAGTATTTCGTCATACAGCGGCCTATGATGCATTAATTGCGGAATATATGACCCATTTAGCAGGCGATGAAACTCCTGAAAAGATGACCGTTACATACGAGTTAAAGCAGTCGCTCCGCTACGGTGAAAATCCGCATCAAAAAGCAGCATTTTATCAAAAACCTTTAGGATCTCAGTTTTCAATTGCAAACGCAACCCAGTTACATGGAAAAGAGCTGTCATACAACAACATTAATGATGCGAATGCTGCTTTGCAAATTGTAAAGGAATTTACTGAACCTGCCGCTGTTGCTGTAAAACATATGAATCCTTGTGGAGTCGGAATCGGGACAACTATTTATGACGCATATTCAAAAGCATATGAAGCTGACCCTATCTCTATTTTTGGCGGAATTATTGCTTTAAATCGTGAAGTAGATCAAAAGACAGCAGAAAAGCTTCATGAAATATTTTTAGAAATTATTATTGCTCCTTCATTTAGTGAGGAAGCGATTGCGATTTTAACAGGAAAAAAGAATATACGCCTATTAACAGTTCCATTTGAACAGGCTGAGAAGAAAGAAACATTATTAACATCTGTTGAAGGAGGTTTGCTCGTTCAAGAAGCTGATGTGTTTAACTTAGACAATGCAGAAATTGTCATCCCAACTAAGCGGAAACCGACGGAAGAAGAATGGAAATCACTTAAGCTCGGCTGGAAAGTTGTGAAGCATGTAAAATCTAATGCGATTGTTGTCGCAAAAGACGACGTCACAATCGGAATTGGTGCAGGTCAAATGAATCGTGTTGGTGCAGCGAAAATTGCACTTGAACAAGCTGGTGACAGAGCAACTGGTGCAGCATTAGCCTCTGATGCATTTTTCCCAATGGATGATACTGTAGAGGCGGCTGCAAAATCAGGGATTGCAGTCATTATTCAGCCGGGTGGCTCGATTCGTGATCAAGACTCAATTAAAAAAGCTGACGAATATGGCATTGCCATGGTATTTACCGGTATACGCCATTTCAAACATTAAAATGAACTGAAGATCATAGGAGGTGTGATGAATGAAAGTATTAGTTATTGGCCGCGGCGGCAGAGAACATGCAATTTGCCGGAAAGTAAACGAAAGTAAACATGTTGAGAAAGTTTATGTTGCTCCGGGAAACCCTGGAATGGGTGATGTTGCAGAGCTTGTATCAATAGATGAGCAATCTCAAGATCAACTCGTAAAGTTTGCGAAAGATAAAAGTATCGGACTTGTCATTATTGGACCTGAAAACCCACTGCTTGATGGCCTTGCCGATCGTTTTCATGAAGCGGGGATTCCAGTATTTGGACCGAACAAGAAAGCGGCGTTAATTGAAGGCAGTAAATCATTTGCTAAACAGTTAATGGTGAAATACAACATTCCGACAGCGCATTATAAGACATTTACAAACTATGAAGAAGCGAAAGTATATGTAGAGGAACATGGTGCACCAATTGTTATTAAAGCTGACGGCCTTGCTGCTGGAAAGGGTGTAACAGTTGCTTTTACAAAAGAAGAAGCGCTGCAAAGTTTAGCGGAAATGATGCTAGATGAAAAATTCGGCGCCGCTTCATCTACTGTTGTGATTGAGGAGTTTTTAAGCGGAGAAGAGTTTTCGTTAATGGCATTTGTAAATGGCGATATCGTTGTTCCGATGGAAATTGCCCAAGATCATAAACGTGCGTTTGATGGAGATAAAGGACCAAATACAGGGGGAATGGGTGCTTATTCACCAGTTCCTCATATTGAAGAAGATGTCGTTCAAACCGCAATTGAAACGATTTTAAAACCGACAGCACAAGCATTAATTCAGGAAGGACGCAGTTTTTGCGGAATACTTTACGCAGGACTTATTTTAACTGAAACGGGTCCGAAAGTCATTGAATTTAATGCGCGTTTTGGCGATCCAGAAACTCAAGTAGTGCTGCCAAGATTAAAATCAGATTTAGTTGATATAATGATGACTTTATTAAAGGGAGAAGAGCCTGAAGTTATTTGGAACGAAGAAGCTTGTCTTGGTGTGGTCGCAGCTTCGAAGGGATATCCAGAATCATATAAAAAAGGCGCTGTTCTAAAAGGACTAAATAAATTACAATCTGTTGATTTATATCATGCAGGAACGGCAAAAAATATTGAAGGCGACTTTATTACGAACGGTGGACGTGTTCTACTCGTATGTGCCAAAGCGAAAACATTAAAAGAAGCCCGCGATATCGTATACGCAGAGCTTAAAAAAATTGAATGTGATGAAGTTTTTTACAGAAGCGATATTGGCTATAAAGCTATCGCGCCCGTTTCTTATAAACTTTCCTAATGAAAACATATAAAAGGGCAATAATACTCCCAATTAATGTGATAAGGACAAATGACATGTCGCTAATATATTCATAAAGCATAAATAATCACTCCTATATTCCCCCCTTTTAAGGGGGGATTTTTGATTAACCGATATAAGGTACATTTCCAAGTCTAATTGGTAACGGATAAATTATGGATTTTTAAGTCGGGTTATAAGGTACATCTTCTAAGTCTAATTGTGGATCATCGCCATCATTTTCTTTTTGCATCATTTGACTTCTTTCAAATAACGCTGTAAGCGGACAATATTGTAAAATTCCTTCGCCAATCTTCATTCCCCCGATGATAGCCATTACAATATAAGAATCACGCCAAGGTTTTTTTACAAGCTTTGCAGTACACCAAGATAAAATAGTAAACCCAAATGTGATGCGGATTAAAGCGTTAATAATTCCAATGTTTCGTCTCACTTTCATCGTATATATCACTCCTTTGTAAATATTCCTCATTAATTTTTGATGAACTTTAATGCGTAAAATAATGAAATATGTTAGTATTAAGCAGATATAATTTTTATATTCATTACTTTTTGTTTATAACGTAATGTGTAGAGATACAGCTTATCGATAAAGGAGGGGTTGCATTGTTAGAACAGCGATATCGTTGGAAAAATAAAGAGCTGCGAAACCATGTTGCTGTTATTGATGGCAAGCTGGCGCCAACGATTTTATTAAAAAATGCTACATACTTAAACCAAACTTTTCACCAATGGATGACGGCTCATATTTGGATTTACGAAGACCGGATCATTTATGTCGGTGAAAAGGTTCCCGACAAAATTGGGCAATGTGAGGTGATCGATTGCAAAGATACAGTATTAGTTCCAGGCTATATCGAACCTCATAGTCATCCGTTTCAATTATATAATCCCCATTCATTTGCCCGATATGCATCTAAGTTCGGAACGACGACTCTTATTAACGATAATTTAATGCTCGCTTTATTATTAGATAAAAAGAAAGCGTTTTCTTTTTTAAGAAAAATGAAGGAAATCCCCCCAGCAATGTATTGGTGGAGCAGGTTTGATTCACAGACAGAGCTTCATAAAGAAGAAATTATTTTTTCAAATAGCAACGTTAAAAAGTGGTTAGAGCATGATGCAGTTTTACAAGGTGGAGAGTTGACTGGCTGGCCAAGGCTGTTGCAAGGCGATGATATGATGCTCCATTGGATTCAAGAGGCAAAAAGAATGAGGAAAAAAATTGAAGGGCATTTTCCAGGGGCATCTGAAAAGACATTAACTAAAATGATGCTTCTTGGAACGGATTGTGACCATGAAGCGATGACCGGAGTAGAAGTGTATAATCGCTTAATGCAAGGTTATACTGTATCGCTCCGCCATTCTTCGATTCGTCCAGACTTGCCTCAGTTGCTTGATGATATCCATTCATTAGGCATTGCTGCTTATGATAAATTTATTATGACAACTGATGGATCTTCCTCATCTTTTTATGAGGACGGTGTCATTGACAAAATGATTCGCATTGCAATTGAAAAAGGTGTCCCGCTTATTGACGCTTATAATATGGGGACAATTAACACAGCCCGTTATCATCAGATTGATCATTTACTTGGAAATATTGCAACAGGCAGAATTGCTAATATTAATTTTCTCGAAAGCAAAGAAAATCCTACACCTGTTTCGGTAATGGCAAGCGGGAAATGGTTAACAAAAGACGGAAAGGAAGTTGGTGAATTTCCAAAAATAGATTGGGGGAGATATGGCTTTAATCCGCTTGAAATTAATTGGAGCTTAACTTCTGAAGATATGCAATTTTCCATGCCGTTTGGACTGAAAATGGAAAATTCAGTTATTATTAAGCCGTATTCTGTTTCGACTGATGTTGCGGTAGAGAGTTTAGACTACTCACACGATGAATGCTTCTTTATGCTGATTAATCGTGAAGGAAAGTGGCGCATAAACACATTGTTAAAAGGTTTTGCGACAAAGCTTGATGGTTTAGCAAGCTCATTTTCTAATACAGGCGACTTTATTTTAATTGGCAAAAATAAAAGTGCAATGGTAAATGCCTTCAATAGAATGAAGGAAATTGGCGGTGGAATCGTTATTGCTGAAAGTGATAAAATCATTCATGAAATTCCTTTAGCGTTAAAAGGAATGATGTCTGATTCACGAGTTGAGACACTAATTAAACAAGAGAAACAGCTAATGAGCATTTTAAAAGCGAGAGGATATATGTTTGCGGATCCTATTTATACGCTGCTTTTTTTTTCATCTACTCATTTACCATATATTCGTGCTACGCAACAAGGGTTATTTGATGTGATGAATAAAATAATACTCTTTCCATCAATAATGCGTTAAAATATAAAAGGATCAAATAAAATTACGATTTTGGTATTTATAGGAGTGTTTTCATGATAAAAAAATGGTTTGTGATTGGAATCGCTATATTCATGATCGTTTCTGGCTGCAGTAAAAGCCAACAAGAAACAGATCAAAACAAAAATGAAACACCAGTTAAAGAAAATGATCCAACTAACTCATCCAGCTATCCTTTAACAGGAATCAGTACAAAGGATGTTACGAATAATCGAGCTGTGGCAGTGATGATTAATAACCATCCAGAAGCACGCCCCCAGTCGGGATTGCATGAAGCAGATATTGTTTATGAAGTGCTAGCAGAAGGAAAAGTAACCCGTTTTCTTGCGATTTTTCAAAGTGAACAGCCTTCGCAAATAGGTCCAGTTCGCAGTGCAAGGGATTATTATATTGACTTGGCGAAAGGCTATGACAGCTTATTTGTTTCACACGGTTACAGTCCAGATGCAAAAAAAATGCTCGATAGCGGTTATGTTGATCATATAGATGGAATGGTTTATGACGGCACCTTATTTAAACGTGCTGATTTTCGTCAGTCGCCCCATAATTCGTACATTACGTACAAAAATATTGTCAAAGGTGCAAAAGAAAATAAATATAAAATGGATCAGGCTCCAGAGAAGCTGTCATTTTTAACAGAGGATGAGGTGGACGCTATAAGTGGAGAGGATGCGGTATCTGTTACTGTGAACTATTTTTCTGATTTATTTTCTGCTCGCTATGAGTATGATGAAGATTTAGGAAAGTTCACACGATTTTCAAACGGTGAACAAACAATCGACTTAGATTCGGAAGAGCCGATTCTTCTCGATAACATTTTCATTATTGAAGCTGAACATAAAGTGATTGATGATGCAGGCCGCCGTGCGATTAATTTTAAATCAGGCGGTAAAGGCTACTTGCTTCAAAAAGGAAAGTGGAACGAAGTTGAATGGAAAAACATAGATGGTAAAATCTTGCCGTTTACTAATGGGAAAGAGGCAGCACTTGTACCAGGAAAAACATGGATTAATGTTATCCCGGATGATCAAGGATTAGAGCAACTAGTCTCTTTCGATTAGAAGAAAGAAAAAGGAGATTTGAATAATTATGCAAATTGATAAATTAAGAGGAAGAGAACTTGACCAACTGTTTAATGCCATTTTATCGTTAAAAGATTTAGAGGAGTGCTATCTCTTTTTTGATGACTTATGTACTGCTAATGAAATTCAGTCATTAGCACAACGTTTGGAAGTGGCTAGAATGCTTCAAAAAGGAAAAACCTATCATAAGATTGAAACAGAGACAGGCGCAAGTACAGCAACTATTTCTCGTGTAAAACGCTGCTTAAACTATGGGAACGATGCATATGAAATGGTATTAAATCGATTGCAGGAAAAAGAACAAACTTCGATAAATGAATAATTTACACGCTGGCCGACGGGAATGCTTCCATCGGCCTTTTTTGATTTGAATCGTACATGCTTTTCTTTTTCTAACGATTTAACAAATGCTATAATGTTGTAATGGAATATAGAATGGGGGATGGACATATGTACGATGTTCGAGAATGGCGCCATATCTTTAAACTCGATCCTAATAAATCTATTTCGGATCTCGATTTAGCGAAAATTTGCGAGTCTGGGACAGACGCGGTAATAGTCGGCGGATCTGATGGCGTTACATTAGAGAATGTCCTTGATTTATTATCAAGAATTAGGCGCTATACCGTACCTTGTATCCTTGAAGTATCAACGATTGAATCAGTGACACCTGGATTTGATTTGTATTTTATTCCTACTGTCTTAAATAGTCAAGATACAAAGTGGGTCCTCGATCTTCACCACGAAGCAGTAAAACAATATGGTGGCATAATGAATTGGGATGAAATATTTGTTGAAGGTTATTGCATTTTAAATCAAGCTTGTAAAGCAGCAAAGTTAACTGAAGCGAATACCGACCTACATAGTGAAGATGTATTGGCATATGCAATGATGGCAGAAAAAATGTTCAAGCTTCCTATTTTCTATCTTGAATACAGCGGAACGTTTGGTGATGTAGAATTAGTTGCCAAAGTGAAAAGCACGTTAGAGAATACGGTTTTGTTTTATGGAGGAGGGATTGAAACGAAAGAACAAGCACAACAAATGGCTGAAGCGGCTGATACAATTGTCGTCGGAAATGTTGTGTACAGCAATTTAGAAGCAGCATTACAAACGGTGCAAGCCGTAAAAAGAAAATAGATACATTTGCTCTGAATTGGATAATAGTTTAAAATTGGAACAAATGTTCTAAAAATGGTGGTGTGTGAATAAAGTGGAGTTTTTAACAGAAAGGTTATTAAAAGGCTTAAACCATGAGCAGAAAATAGCGGTTAAAGCAACTGACGGTCCTTTACTTATTATGGCGGGGGCTGGAAGCGGCAAGACTAGAGTATTAACTCATCGCATTGCATATTTAATGGTAGAAAAAAGAGTAAGCCCATATAATATTTTAGCGATTACCTTTACAAATAAGGCCGCAAGAGAAATGAAGGACCGTATTAAAGCGTTGATGGGTGATGCTGCGGAATCAATTTGGATTTCAACATTTCACTCAATGTGTGTCCGGATTTTGCGAAGGGATATTGATCGAATAGGTTATAACAGTAATTTTACTATTTTAGATTCTAGTGATCAGCAATCGGTTATCAAAGGAATTTTAAAGGATAAAAATATTGATCCAAAAAAGTATGATCCTAGAGGTTTGTTAAGTTCAATTAGCGGCGCTAAAAACGAACTAATTGATCCAGAAGAATATGCAAAAACAGCAGGTGATTATTATCAGAAAATTGTAAGTGAAGTGTACAGTGAATATCAAAAACGCCTGCAAAAAAACCAAGCGCTTGATTTTGATGATTTAATTATGTTAACAATCCAACTTTTTAACAGAGTTCCAGAAGTGCTTGAATATTATCAGCGAAAGTTTCAGTACATTCATGTTGATGAGTACCAGGACAGTGCGACACGTTGCTAACTGAAAAGGTTAGCCACTAGCGAATTGCTAGGAGAACTGAAAATCCGATGAGTCGAATGAAGGGGTAACGCCCTGAAAGGCTCGCCTAATCCTCCGAATAGCATTCACCAGTGCAAAGCTGTTGAATGTTATAAGCTCGGTGAAGTCGGTTGAAGGCTATCCTAACGTCAAGTCGAGGAAAGCTCTCTGGAGGCAGGGGGTATAGCTGATAGACCGGGGCTCTATAAGATACCTATGGTGAGAGGGAAGACGAAATTCCGAATGTACGGCTCTTTAGGTACGGCTATTCGAAAAGGATAGTTCCTATTTGTAAAGTTAGTGAGGTAGAGTAAAAATTGTCTTTATGAAATACCTTATGGCGTTACAGGCGTCATCAAGCTAACAGGGCTAGAGGAATCACCTATCGGTATGGATGAACAGATAGGATTTTTGGAACGTGGTAAGCCGATAACGCGGAGGGCTTTGCAGCTAATGAAGCGGTGATAAGGAAACAGTTATTGATAACTTATCTTTATATCGGTGAAGGTGGTGGCACAGTACCGTTGAAGCTGTAATAATACACAGTGGAGGGATAGCCACTAGTCAACTCGATGGCAGTTGATGGGGTGCCGTATGAGGTGAAAGTCTCACGTACGGTACTAAGCGGGGGAAAAGAGAGCGATCACTTCAAACTCTTACCTATCGCTACCGAATAAAGCACAATATATACTTGTTAAAAAGTTAGCTTCTCGTTTTAAAAATTTATGTGTTGTTGGCGATTCAGACCAGTCGATTGTGCGCCCATAAGGGTATTGTAGTTTTTCACCAATTGGCGGTGAATTAGTAGAGAACGACTAATATATCAACAGACTAATCTCGGCAGGAAACTAAAGAGGGAGTGCAGCATGTCTGTTAAAGTCATAAGTCAGCCAAGATAGCAATGGTTGCAACTAAATGGCAAGATATAAAAGATAAGTATAAGGAAGAAGGCTATACTGCTTGAAGAACAGACCGAGCGGGAAGATGGTCGCCTATTAGGAAAGCTATCTGAAACCTAATCTTAATCCTCATAAAGAACAGTACTAAATCGATACTGTTTCTTCTGTTCTCTAAATGATAGGATTAACGCACTTATTAACAATAAGGAAAGGTCGAA from Bacillus aquiflavi includes the following:
- the purH gene encoding bifunctional phosphoribosylaminoimidazolecarboxamide formyltransferase/IMP cyclohydrolase, coding for MGKKRALISVSDKTGVAEFAKQLSELGFEIISTGGTSKALIESGVPVIGISEVTGFPEILEGRVKTLHPMIHGGLLAKFAEQTHKEQLEKHQIEKIDLVCVNLYPFQQTIAKEGVTTEEAIENIDIGGPTMLRAAEKNNEYVTVVVDPSDYQTVIDELTANGETTKETRRKLAAKVFRHTAAYDALIAEYMTHLAGDETPEKMTVTYELKQSLRYGENPHQKAAFYQKPLGSQFSIANATQLHGKELSYNNINDANAALQIVKEFTEPAAVAVKHMNPCGVGIGTTIYDAYSKAYEADPISIFGGIIALNREVDQKTAEKLHEIFLEIIIAPSFSEEAIAILTGKKNIRLLTVPFEQAEKKETLLTSVEGGLLVQEADVFNLDNAEIVIPTKRKPTEEEWKSLKLGWKVVKHVKSNAIVVAKDDVTIGIGAGQMNRVGAAKIALEQAGDRATGAALASDAFFPMDDTVEAAAKSGIAVIIQPGGSIRDQDSIKKADEYGIAMVFTGIRHFKH
- the purD gene encoding phosphoribosylamine--glycine ligase — protein: MKVLVIGRGGREHAICRKVNESKHVEKVYVAPGNPGMGDVAELVSIDEQSQDQLVKFAKDKSIGLVIIGPENPLLDGLADRFHEAGIPVFGPNKKAALIEGSKSFAKQLMVKYNIPTAHYKTFTNYEEAKVYVEEHGAPIVIKADGLAAGKGVTVAFTKEEALQSLAEMMLDEKFGAASSTVVIEEFLSGEEFSLMAFVNGDIVVPMEIAQDHKRAFDGDKGPNTGGMGAYSPVPHIEEDVVQTAIETILKPTAQALIQEGRSFCGILYAGLILTETGPKVIEFNARFGDPETQVVLPRLKSDLVDIMMTLLKGEEPEVIWNEEACLGVVAASKGYPESYKKGAVLKGLNKLQSVDLYHAGTAKNIEGDFITNGGRVLLVCAKAKTLKEARDIVYAELKKIECDEVFYRSDIGYKAIAPVSYKLS
- a CDS encoding EYxxD motif small membrane protein; this translates as MLYEYISDMSFVLITLIGSIIALLYVFIRKVYKKRAR
- a CDS encoding YgaP family membrane protein produces the protein MKVRRNIGIINALIRITFGFTILSWCTAKLVKKPWRDSYIVMAIIGGMKIGEGILQYCPLTALFERSQMMQKENDGDDPQLDLEDVPYNPT
- a CDS encoding adenine deaminase C-terminal domain-containing protein, which codes for MLEQRYRWKNKELRNHVAVIDGKLAPTILLKNATYLNQTFHQWMTAHIWIYEDRIIYVGEKVPDKIGQCEVIDCKDTVLVPGYIEPHSHPFQLYNPHSFARYASKFGTTTLINDNLMLALLLDKKKAFSFLRKMKEIPPAMYWWSRFDSQTELHKEEIIFSNSNVKKWLEHDAVLQGGELTGWPRLLQGDDMMLHWIQEAKRMRKKIEGHFPGASEKTLTKMMLLGTDCDHEAMTGVEVYNRLMQGYTVSLRHSSIRPDLPQLLDDIHSLGIAAYDKFIMTTDGSSSSFYEDGVIDKMIRIAIEKGVPLIDAYNMGTINTARYHQIDHLLGNIATGRIANINFLESKENPTPVSVMASGKWLTKDGKEVGEFPKIDWGRYGFNPLEINWSLTSEDMQFSMPFGLKMENSVIIKPYSVSTDVAVESLDYSHDECFFMLINREGKWRINTLLKGFATKLDGLASSFSNTGDFILIGKNKSAMVNAFNRMKEIGGGIVIAESDKIIHEIPLALKGMMSDSRVETLIKQEKQLMSILKARGYMFADPIYTLLFFSSTHLPYIRATQQGLFDVMNKIILFPSIMR
- a CDS encoding DUF3048 domain-containing protein codes for the protein MIKKWFVIGIAIFMIVSGCSKSQQETDQNKNETPVKENDPTNSSSYPLTGISTKDVTNNRAVAVMINNHPEARPQSGLHEADIVYEVLAEGKVTRFLAIFQSEQPSQIGPVRSARDYYIDLAKGYDSLFVSHGYSPDAKKMLDSGYVDHIDGMVYDGTLFKRADFRQSPHNSYITYKNIVKGAKENKYKMDQAPEKLSFLTEDEVDAISGEDAVSVTVNYFSDLFSARYEYDEDLGKFTRFSNGEQTIDLDSEEPILLDNIFIIEAEHKVIDDAGRRAINFKSGGKGYLLQKGKWNEVEWKNIDGKILPFTNGKEAALVPGKTWINVIPDDQGLEQLVSFD
- a CDS encoding YerC/YecD family TrpR-related protein; this encodes MQIDKLRGRELDQLFNAILSLKDLEECYLFFDDLCTANEIQSLAQRLEVARMLQKGKTYHKIETETGASTATISRVKRCLNYGNDAYEMVLNRLQEKEQTSINE
- a CDS encoding heptaprenylglyceryl phosphate synthase, with the protein product MYDVREWRHIFKLDPNKSISDLDLAKICESGTDAVIVGGSDGVTLENVLDLLSRIRRYTVPCILEVSTIESVTPGFDLYFIPTVLNSQDTKWVLDLHHEAVKQYGGIMNWDEIFVEGYCILNQACKAAKLTEANTDLHSEDVLAYAMMAEKMFKLPIFYLEYSGTFGDVELVAKVKSTLENTVLFYGGGIETKEQAQQMAEAADTIVVGNVVYSNLEAALQTVQAVKRK